From Enoplosus armatus isolate fEnoArm2 chromosome 23, fEnoArm2.hap1, whole genome shotgun sequence, a single genomic window includes:
- the fcer1g gene encoding high affinity immunoglobulin epsilon receptor subunit gamma, with translation MPVWGRSPLLVAIPLWMSFGRAAALAEPQICYVLDGVLFLYGIILTALYCRVKIYNAKEAEKTKAKQNAGEGIYMGLTPHAQDTYESLNLNK, from the exons ATGCCTGTGTGGGGCAGGAGCCCGTTACTGGTAGCCATTCCTCTGTGGATGAGTTTTGGGAGAGCTG CTGCTCTCGCAGAGCCGCAGATCTGCTACGTGCTGGACGGTGTCCTGTTCTTGTACGGCATCATCCTGACAGCCCTCTACTGTAGAGTCAAG ATATACAATGCTAAGGAggctgagaaaacaaaggccAAGCAG AATGCCGGCGAGGGCATCTATATG GGCTTGACTCCTCACGCCCAGGACACATATGAAAGTCTCAACCTGAATAAGTGA